Proteins encoded together in one Kitasatospora albolonga window:
- a CDS encoding GntR family transcriptional regulator, producing MPAAPPAAPVQPPTASLKQPPAAERVYAHIKEAVLDRRYEGGTLLTEGGLADAVGVSRTPVREALLRLEVEGLIKLYPKKGALVLAVSAQEIKDVVETRLLVEEFAARKAVPASPQLIARLEQLLEEQRQLAEAGDLAAVAVKDRCFHAEIVKHAGNEILSRLYDQLRDRQLRMGVAVMEAHPGRIEANITEHGELLDAIRGGDADEAAQVVRRHVGRVRVLVRGEDR from the coding sequence ATGCCTGCCGCACCCCCCGCCGCCCCCGTACAGCCGCCGACCGCCTCCCTCAAGCAGCCCCCCGCCGCCGAGCGCGTCTACGCGCACATCAAGGAAGCGGTCCTGGACCGTCGCTACGAGGGCGGGACACTGCTCACCGAAGGGGGGCTCGCGGACGCCGTAGGGGTGTCGCGTACGCCCGTACGGGAGGCGTTGCTGCGGCTGGAGGTCGAGGGGCTGATCAAGCTCTACCCGAAGAAGGGCGCCCTCGTGCTCGCCGTCTCCGCGCAGGAGATCAAGGACGTGGTGGAGACGCGGCTGCTGGTGGAGGAGTTCGCGGCGCGCAAAGCCGTTCCCGCGTCACCTCAGCTGATCGCGCGGCTCGAACAGCTCCTGGAGGAGCAGCGGCAGTTGGCGGAGGCCGGGGATCTGGCGGCGGTGGCCGTCAAGGACCGGTGTTTCCACGCGGAGATCGTCAAGCACGCCGGGAACGAGATCCTCTCGCGCCTCTACGACCAGCTGCGCGACCGTCAGCTGCGGATGGGCGTCGCGGTGATGGAGGCCCACCCCGGACGGATCGAGGCCAACATCACCGAGCACGGTGAGCTGCTGGACGCGATCCGGGGCGGGGACGCGGACGAGGCCGCGCAGGTCGTGCGGCGCCATGTCGGGCGCGTACGGGTGCTGGTGAGGGGTGAGGACCGGTGA
- a CDS encoding transcriptional regulator produces MLTVAPDIEVLARFGRALADPIRCRLLLALHQAPAYPSDLADALGISRTRLSNHLACLRDCGLVVTVPDGRRTRYELADERLGDALEALRTAVVAVETDRTCPDAETEGCC; encoded by the coding sequence ATGCTGACCGTCGCTCCCGACATCGAGGTGCTCGCGCGGTTCGGCCGCGCGCTCGCCGACCCGATCCGCTGCCGCCTGCTGCTCGCACTCCACCAGGCCCCGGCGTACCCCTCCGATCTCGCCGACGCCCTGGGCATCTCGCGCACCCGGCTCTCCAACCACCTGGCCTGCCTGCGCGACTGCGGCCTGGTCGTCACCGTGCCGGACGGTCGCCGGACGCGCTACGAACTGGCCGACGAACGCCTCGGCGACGCCCTGGAGGCCCTGCGCACCGCCGTGGTGGCCGTGGAGACGGACCGCACCTGCCCGGACGCGGAAACGGAAGGGTGCTGCTGA
- a CDS encoding cation transporter encodes MTAISLGPSPARRDALARRIRLLVAATIAYNVVEAVVALTAGTIASSSALVGFGLDSVIEVSSATAVAWQFSARDHAVREAREKAALRIIALSFFALAAYVSVDAARALAGGGEAERSLTGIVIAALSLAIMPFLSTAQRRAGRELGSASAVADSKQTLLCTYLSAVLLVGLLLNALLGWSWADPVAALVIAVIAVKEGRDAWQGRGCCAPPSPMAAPASPAGTATDACGCQPGCACCTPSRVGKP; translated from the coding sequence ATGACCGCGATATCCCTGGGCCCCTCCCCGGCCCGCCGTGACGCCCTCGCCCGCCGGATACGGCTACTGGTCGCGGCGACCATCGCCTACAACGTCGTCGAGGCGGTCGTCGCCCTCACCGCCGGAACGATCGCCTCCTCCAGCGCGCTGGTCGGCTTCGGCCTCGACTCCGTCATCGAGGTCTCCTCCGCCACCGCCGTCGCCTGGCAGTTCTCCGCCCGCGACCACGCGGTGCGCGAGGCCCGGGAGAAGGCCGCCCTGCGGATCATCGCCCTCTCGTTCTTCGCGCTCGCGGCGTACGTCTCCGTCGACGCGGCACGGGCCCTGGCGGGCGGCGGCGAGGCCGAACGCTCCCTCACCGGCATCGTGATCGCGGCGCTCTCCCTGGCGATCATGCCGTTCCTCTCCACCGCCCAGCGCCGGGCGGGCCGCGAACTCGGCTCCGCCTCGGCCGTCGCGGACTCGAAGCAGACCCTGCTGTGCACGTACCTCTCCGCCGTCCTCCTCGTCGGCCTGCTCCTCAACGCCCTCCTCGGCTGGTCCTGGGCCGACCCGGTCGCCGCCCTCGTCATCGCCGTCATCGCGGTCAAGGAGGGCCGCGACGCGTGGCAGGGCAGGGGCTGTTGCGCACCGCCCTCGCCCATGGCGGCCCCCGCCAGCCCTGCGGGAACAGCGACGGACGCGTGCGGCTGTCAACCCGGCTGCGCGTGCTGCACCCCGTCGAGGGTGGGCAAACCCTGA
- a CDS encoding D-alanyl-D-alanine carboxypeptidase, which translates to MKIGIKRINRVTVASTVALTAGAVLASGAFASAAHAATPPPAPKIVAKGGFVMNNGTGKALFSKSADTRRSTGSTTKIMTALVVLQQKNVNLKSKVTIQKAYSDYIVSKNASSARLIVGDKVTVNQLLYGLMLPSGCDAAYALADKFGTGKTRAARVKSFIGKMNATAKSLKLKNTHFDSFDGISSGKNYSTPRDLTKIASQAMKNSTFRTIVKTKSTKQSVTMKNGGKRTMSWTNTNKMLSSYSGAIGVKTGSGPTAKYCLVFAATRKGKTVIGTVLTSSSEANRTADAKKLMDYGFKK; encoded by the coding sequence TTGAAAATCGGGATCAAACGCATCAATCGCGTCACCGTAGCGAGCACGGTGGCGCTCACCGCGGGTGCGGTGCTCGCGAGCGGCGCCTTCGCCTCGGCGGCGCACGCCGCCACCCCGCCACCGGCTCCGAAGATCGTCGCCAAGGGCGGCTTCGTGATGAACAACGGCACCGGTAAGGCCCTCTTCAGCAAGTCCGCGGACACCCGCCGCTCCACCGGCTCCACCACGAAGATCATGACCGCCCTCGTGGTGCTCCAGCAGAAGAACGTGAACCTGAAGTCCAAGGTCACGATCCAGAAGGCGTACAGCGACTACATCGTCTCCAAGAACGCCTCGTCCGCCCGGCTCATCGTCGGCGACAAGGTGACGGTCAACCAGCTGCTCTACGGCCTGATGCTGCCGTCCGGCTGCGACGCGGCGTACGCCCTGGCCGACAAGTTCGGCACCGGCAAGACCCGTGCGGCCCGCGTGAAGTCGTTCATCGGCAAGATGAACGCCACGGCGAAGAGCCTGAAGCTGAAGAACACCCACTTCGACTCGTTCGACGGTATAAGCAGCGGGAAGAACTACTCGACCCCCCGCGACCTGACGAAGATCGCCAGCCAGGCGATGAAGAACTCCACGTTCCGCACCATCGTCAAGACGAAGTCCACGAAGCAGTCGGTCACCATGAAGAACGGTGGCAAGCGCACCATGTCGTGGACCAACACCAACAAGATGCTGAGCAGCTACAGCGGAGCGATCGGCGTGAAGACGGGCTCCGGCCCGACCGCCAAGTACTGCCTGGTCTTCGCGGCGACCCGCAAGGGCAAGACCGTCATCGGTACGGTGCTCACGTCGTCCTCCGAGGCGAACCGCACCGCCGACGCGAAGAAGCTCATGGACTACGGGTTCAAGAAGTAA
- a CDS encoding DUF397 domain-containing protein produces MAESAGGRSVRVSGFRFEKSSHSSGDGECVEVARNIPTTIAVRDSTRPGGPVVTVAPAAWDAFTADLRRPQQP; encoded by the coding sequence ATGGCGGAGAGCGCCGGAGGAAGGTCGGTGCGCGTGAGCGGCTTCCGCTTCGAGAAATCCAGTCACAGTAGCGGCGACGGTGAGTGCGTCGAGGTCGCCCGCAACATCCCCACCACCATCGCCGTCCGCGACTCAACGCGCCCCGGCGGCCCGGTCGTCACCGTCGCGCCCGCCGCGTGGGACGCCTTCACGGCCGACCTGCGTCGGCCGCAGCAGCCGTAG
- a CDS encoding DUF397 domain-containing protein, with protein MSKFRFKKSSYSEPTGECVEVARNVPRIVAVRDSKDPSGPVLTVSAVAWGAFQATLLGDM; from the coding sequence ATGAGCAAGTTCCGCTTCAAGAAGTCCAGCTACAGCGAGCCGACCGGCGAGTGCGTTGAAGTGGCCCGCAACGTTCCACGCATCGTCGCCGTCCGTGACTCCAAGGACCCAAGTGGGCCTGTACTCACCGTTTCCGCCGTCGCCTGGGGCGCTTTCCAGGCGACGTTGCTGGGGGATATGTAG
- a CDS encoding DUF397 domain-containing protein has protein sequence MPAYKFVKSSYSGGNAEQECVEVARNIPRTVAVRDSKRPGGPVVTVAPAAWGAFTADLRRQF, from the coding sequence GTGCCCGCGTACAAGTTCGTCAAGTCGAGTTACAGCGGCGGCAACGCAGAGCAGGAGTGCGTCGAAGTGGCCCGCAACATCCCCCGTACCGTCGCCGTCCGCGACTCCAAGCGCCCTGGTGGCCCTGTCGTCACCGTCGCGCCTGCCGCGTGGGGCGCCTTCACGGCCGATCTGCGTCGGCAGTTCTGA